In Bacteroidota bacterium, one DNA window encodes the following:
- a CDS encoding T9SS type A sorting domain-containing protein codes for MKTIFLIFLLFNALFSSGQQQTFIKTFNFDSAKTILTGSSKGHNGSYFIYGKTGVNYPYSMFAIKFDQNDDTLFSVKIDQLGIETGSAVVNAKILTPTFDGGCALIGSYAGSEVVFIKLDSTGAITLQRNYGCSYSANLATIIQTRDSAFVILYADKIISSTNGRDFLQVIKLDQNGNIIWNRELMSSIVGDIQEDQNGDLYAVSQGPYLLKLDADGTLLWKNEFSSKNLDKIIGFHGSSIFIKTETASSDPSVLLEIDTNGTIINGNYFQNNKISDVDILSDGSLVMTLISDSISVLKLDSTRQVQFCTTFTGVNWPNYYYTDLIECANNTFLLSSTIGTGLNLSTMLIKIDSTCNTICNSHPDSVGIHHTSVSSVFTIINFPGSNNFLYPPFSTYMYSGSKGSIFSNECSSTSIKETINERTYTLVPNPSNGKSIIYGSAKEKVTLHIFNINGQISASIQNLMLPYDLDLENYPKGMYFVKLYNESKSDVIKMLVQ; via the coding sequence ATGAAAACTATCTTTTTGATTTTCCTGCTTTTTAATGCACTATTTTCTAGTGGACAACAACAAACATTTATCAAGACGTTTAATTTTGATTCTGCCAAAACCATTCTAACTGGTTCCAGTAAAGGTCATAATGGGAGTTATTTTATCTACGGAAAAACTGGAGTAAATTATCCATATTCAATGTTTGCAATTAAATTCGACCAGAATGATGATACATTATTCTCTGTAAAGATTGATCAGCTTGGAATTGAAACCGGCTCTGCAGTAGTTAATGCAAAAATACTGACCCCAACATTTGACGGAGGATGTGCTTTAATCGGATCATATGCTGGAAGCGAAGTCGTTTTTATTAAACTTGATTCCACTGGAGCAATTACATTACAACGAAATTATGGATGCTCATACTCGGCAAATCTTGCAACTATAATTCAGACTAGGGATTCAGCTTTCGTTATATTGTATGCGGATAAAATAATAAGTTCAACCAATGGCCGTGATTTCCTCCAAGTCATTAAGCTCGATCAGAATGGAAATATCATCTGGAACAGAGAATTAATGTCATCAATTGTTGGAGACATACAAGAAGATCAAAATGGTGATCTGTATGCTGTCAGTCAAGGCCCATATTTACTTAAACTCGACGCTGACGGAACTTTACTTTGGAAAAATGAATTTTCCAGCAAAAACCTGGATAAAATAATAGGATTTCATGGATCATCAATATTTATAAAAACAGAAACAGCATCGAGCGACCCTTCAGTTCTACTTGAAATTGATACTAATGGAACCATTATCAATGGAAATTACTTTCAGAATAATAAAATATCAGATGTCGATATTTTATCTGATGGTTCTTTAGTAATGACTTTAATCTCGGATTCAATTTCAGTTTTAAAACTTGATTCAACAAGGCAGGTTCAATTTTGTACAACTTTTACTGGCGTTAATTGGCCCAACTATTATTATACTGATCTGATTGAATGTGCCAACAACACTTTTCTATTGAGTAGTACTATTGGCACAGGATTAAATCTATCTACAATGTTAATTAAAATTGATTCTACCTGTAACACAATCTGTAATAGCCATCCTGATTCAGTTGGCATCCACCATACTAGTGTCAGCTCTGTCTTTACAATTATTAATTTTCCTGGAAGTAATAATTTTTTATACCCTCCTTTTTCTACTTATATGTATTCAGGTTCAAAGGGAAGTATCTTTAGCAATGAATGTAGTTCAACATCAATAAAAGAAACTATAAACGAAAGAACATATACGCTTGTTCCGAATCCTTCGAACGGAAAAAGTATAATTTATGGAAGCGCCAAAGAAAAAGTTACTTTGCATATTTTCAATATAAATGGACAAATATCAGCCAGCATTCAAAATTTAATGTTACCCTACGATCTTGATCTTGAAAATTATCCAAAAGGGATGTATTTTGTAAAACTTTATAATGAAAGCAAAAGTGATGTTATTAAAATGTTAGTTCAATAA
- the trxA gene encoding thioredoxin, which yields MAIEITDSNFEEMVLKSDKPVLVDFWAEWCGPCRMVGPIVEELAKEYDGKAVIGKVNVDNNPNISMNYGIRNIPTLLIFKNGEIVDKQVGAVPKSILANKLNAQLV from the coding sequence ATGGCAATCGAAATCACAGATTCGAATTTTGAAGAAATGGTCTTAAAGTCTGATAAACCGGTACTGGTAGACTTCTGGGCAGAATGGTGTGGACCATGCAGAATGGTCGGCCCGATCGTAGAAGAATTAGCAAAAGAGTATGATGGAAAGGCAGTTATTGGAAAAGTAAATGTCGACAACAATCCGAATATCTCTATGAACTATGGAATCCGAAACATTCCGACGTTATTGATCTTTAAAAACGGAGAGATCGTAGACAAACAAGTTGGTGCAGTTCCAAAATCAATTTTAGCAAATAAACTGAATGCTCAGTTAGTATAA
- the dnaE gene encoding DNA polymerase III subunit alpha, which translates to MPSFSHLHVHTQFSLLDGAADISDLYKKAVADKMPAIAITDHGNMFGAFKFVAEASKFNKDGTVIKPIVGCEFYVVEERHKRQFTKEDKDKRFHQLFLAKNAEGYKNLVKMCSLGYIEGLYGKYPRIDKELVLKYHKGLIATTCCLGASVPQTILKNGEAAGEKEFKWWLDLFGDDYYVELQRHDIPEQNKVNEVLLRFAEKYNVHVIASNDSHYVDQEDYNAHDILLCINTGEKQSTEKLKDFSDDDGFSKGKRFAFYNDQFYFKTTDEMGKLFSDIPQAIDNTNRIVDKIDPLKLKQDILLPHFKIPEGFTTQDEYLKHITYLGAKERYKDLTPEIEERINFELFTIQTMGFAGYFIIVSDFIQAGRDLGVLIGPGRGSAAGSAVAYCIGITNIDPIKYNLLFERFLNPDRKSMPDIDTDFDDVGRQKVIDYVVNKYGKNQVAQIITYGTMAAKMSIKDVARVMDLPLAEANTLAKLVPERPGIELNRVILAPIDGEKSLKTKENLSSEEIEDCKKLRTIYAGTDLSAKVLKEAVILEGSVRNTGIHAAGIIIAPMDLTDIIPVSTSKETQLLITQYDGKVIEDAGVIKMDFLGLKTLTIIRDALILIEANHGVKIVIDEIPLDDQKTLELYQRAETNGTFQFESAGMQKYLRELKADKFEDLIAMNALYRPGPLEYIPNFIARKNGREAVSYDLPEMEEYLKESYGITVYQEQVMLLSQKLAGFTKGDADTLRKAMGKKQLDVLNKMKSKFVEGCEKNGHDKKVCEKIWVDWEAFASYAFNKSHSTCYAFVAFQTAYLKAHYPAEYMASVLTHNLSNIDKITFFMEECRRMGVPVLGPDVNESIYNFGVNKSGQIRFGLGAIKGVGEAAVQSIIDERDANGPYKNIFDLVRRVNLRAASRKTFENLAYGGAFDSFTEMHRGHFFAEDKDYNTFLERILRYGNSIQEAKNSSQHSLFGESSGVEMPEPVIPNTEVWPSLVRLKFEKEVIGFYISGHPLDLYKIEMRKLQKIKDLKDVEKNKGKELTLGAMITSVNHRLSKNGKPFGSFTIEDYEEGHELVLFGEDYLKFKMWLNVGEFLFIKGKLQDRYMQPGNTEFKISNIQLLADMREKILKNLTVKVPINQVNNEWINSIVNILKNDTQHKEGTCTLKFKVYDPADPSLNIDLPSKKYRINPQNELIDSLEKLAELEY; encoded by the coding sequence ATGCCTTCTTTTAGCCATCTCCACGTCCATACACAATTCTCTTTACTGGACGGTGCTGCCGATATTTCTGATCTGTACAAAAAAGCGGTAGCAGATAAAATGCCCGCTATTGCAATCACTGATCATGGAAACATGTTCGGTGCTTTTAAATTTGTTGCAGAAGCTTCGAAGTTTAATAAAGATGGAACTGTCATAAAACCAATCGTTGGTTGTGAATTTTATGTTGTAGAAGAACGGCACAAAAGGCAATTTACCAAAGAAGATAAAGACAAGCGTTTTCATCAGTTATTTCTTGCAAAGAATGCTGAGGGTTATAAGAACCTTGTAAAAATGTGTTCACTCGGATACATTGAAGGTTTGTATGGAAAATATCCGCGGATAGATAAAGAACTGGTACTTAAATATCACAAAGGCTTAATAGCAACAACGTGCTGTCTTGGCGCTTCTGTGCCGCAAACAATTTTGAAAAATGGGGAAGCTGCAGGTGAGAAAGAATTTAAATGGTGGCTTGATCTGTTTGGCGACGATTATTACGTTGAATTACAACGACACGATATTCCTGAACAAAATAAAGTGAACGAAGTGCTTTTGCGCTTCGCAGAAAAATACAATGTGCATGTGATTGCTTCCAATGATTCGCATTACGTAGATCAGGAAGATTACAATGCACACGACATTTTACTTTGTATCAATACCGGTGAAAAGCAAAGCACAGAGAAGCTGAAAGATTTTTCTGATGATGATGGTTTCAGCAAAGGAAAACGATTTGCATTTTACAATGATCAGTTCTATTTCAAGACGACTGATGAAATGGGAAAATTGTTTTCGGACATTCCCCAGGCAATTGATAATACCAATCGCATAGTAGACAAGATCGATCCGCTAAAACTGAAGCAGGATATTCTTCTGCCGCATTTCAAAATACCGGAAGGCTTTACTACACAGGATGAATACTTAAAACATATAACTTATCTCGGAGCAAAAGAGCGATACAAAGACCTCACTCCGGAAATAGAAGAACGGATCAACTTCGAATTGTTTACCATTCAGACAATGGGATTCGCCGGATATTTTATAATCGTTTCTGATTTCATTCAGGCAGGAAGAGATCTAGGTGTGTTGATCGGTCCGGGTCGTGGTTCAGCAGCAGGTTCAGCAGTTGCATATTGCATTGGGATTACAAACATCGATCCGATAAAGTACAATTTACTATTCGAGCGTTTCCTTAATCCGGATCGTAAGAGCATGCCCGATATTGATACTGACTTCGATGATGTCGGTCGTCAGAAGGTGATAGATTACGTTGTAAACAAGTACGGAAAGAATCAGGTTGCGCAGATCATTACCTATGGTACGATGGCTGCGAAGATGAGTATCAAGGATGTTGCACGTGTTATGGATCTGCCATTAGCGGAGGCAAATACACTTGCCAAACTTGTACCTGAAAGACCGGGAATAGAATTGAATCGGGTTATCCTCGCACCAATTGATGGTGAGAAAAGTCTGAAGACAAAAGAAAATTTAAGCAGTGAAGAAATAGAGGATTGTAAGAAACTCAGAACGATCTATGCAGGAACGGATCTATCTGCAAAAGTTTTGAAGGAAGCAGTCATTCTTGAAGGCTCTGTCCGGAATACAGGAATTCATGCGGCAGGAATTATCATTGCTCCAATGGATCTTACTGATATTATCCCTGTGTCTACATCCAAGGAAACACAGTTACTCATCACTCAGTACGATGGAAAAGTGATCGAAGATGCCGGAGTTATCAAGATGGACTTTCTTGGATTGAAAACTCTTACCATTATCCGTGATGCATTGATATTGATCGAAGCAAATCACGGAGTAAAAATTGTAATAGATGAAATTCCTCTCGATGATCAGAAAACATTAGAATTATATCAGCGTGCAGAAACAAACGGAACATTCCAGTTTGAGTCGGCAGGTATGCAAAAATATTTACGTGAATTAAAAGCCGATAAATTTGAGGATCTCATTGCAATGAATGCATTGTATCGTCCGGGTCCGCTTGAATATATTCCGAATTTCATTGCGCGTAAGAATGGAAGAGAAGCTGTAAGCTATGATCTTCCCGAAATGGAAGAGTATCTGAAAGAAAGCTATGGTATTACAGTATATCAGGAGCAGGTAATGTTGCTTTCGCAAAAACTTGCAGGATTTACAAAAGGTGATGCTGATACATTGCGAAAAGCAATGGGTAAAAAACAACTCGACGTCCTGAATAAAATGAAGTCGAAGTTTGTTGAAGGATGTGAAAAAAATGGTCACGATAAGAAAGTTTGCGAAAAGATCTGGGTGGATTGGGAAGCGTTTGCATCTTATGCTTTCAATAAATCCCATTCAACTTGTTACGCTTTCGTTGCTTTTCAGACTGCATATTTAAAAGCACATTATCCGGCTGAGTACATGGCCTCAGTCCTTACTCACAATTTAAGTAACATCGATAAGATCACATTCTTCATGGAAGAATGCAGACGTATGGGTGTTCCTGTACTGGGTCCGGATGTGAATGAAAGTATTTATAATTTCGGCGTAAATAAAAGCGGACAGATTCGTTTCGGATTAGGTGCGATCAAAGGAGTAGGCGAAGCAGCTGTTCAGTCTATCATCGACGAAAGAGATGCAAATGGTCCTTACAAAAATATTTTCGACTTAGTTCGCAGAGTGAATTTGAGAGCGGCAAGCAGAAAAACATTTGAGAACCTTGCTTACGGTGGTGCATTTGATTCATTCACTGAAATGCATCGCGGACATTTCTTTGCAGAAGATAAAGATTACAATACATTCCTCGAAAGAATTCTCCGCTATGGAAATAGTATTCAGGAGGCAAAAAATTCTTCACAGCACTCATTATTTGGAGAAAGCAGTGGAGTAGAAATGCCAGAACCGGTTATCCCTAATACAGAAGTATGGCCAAGTCTTGTCCGGTTGAAATTTGAAAAGGAAGTAATTGGATTTTATATTTCCGGACATCCGCTGGATCTTTACAAAATTGAAATGCGTAAACTTCAGAAGATAAAAGATCTGAAGGATGTAGAAAAGAATAAAGGAAAAGAATTGACCCTAGGCGCCATGATCACCAGTGTGAATCATCGCTTAAGTAAAAACGGAAAGCCCTTTGGTAGTTTTACAATTGAAGATTATGAAGAAGGACATGAACTGGTTCTTTTTGGAGAAGATTATCTGAAGTTCAAAATGTGGCTGAATGTGGGCGAATTCCTCTTTATTAAAGGGAAGCTACAGGACCGGTATATGCAGCCCGGAAATACTGAATTTAAGATCAGTAATATTCAGCTTCTGGCAGACATGCGCGAAAAGATCCTGAAAAATCTGACCGTTAAGGTTCCGATAAACCAGGTCAATAACGAATGGATAAATAGTATTGTGAACATCCTTAAAAACGATACTCAGCATAAAGAAGGCACTTGTACGCTTAAATTCAAGGTTTATGATCCGGCAGACCCAAGTCTGAATATCGACTTGCCGAGTAAAAAATATCGCATTAATCCTCAGAACGAACTGATCGATTCATTGGAAAAATTGGCAGAACTGGAATATTAG
- a CDS encoding TonB-dependent receptor, which translates to MLIKKVILILFYFSPLLLFAQDDTTALQLRAVIISAVRSDIQQSGLKTERPDSLLKMIHIDQTLGNYLTDYSPALVKNYGPGALSSVSLRGGSAYHTAVLWKGFSIANPMNGVMDFNLLPTFLFDDISIQYGGSSSLWGSGAISGTIQLGNSNIFVNNNSIKIGSRYSTASGFANYAESKFSIKNFNSSVKLFFTDEKNEFSFHHNDQLKKQVHAEAKGRGIIAENSYIFNSRTDLSFNFWYQFADRNIAPVLTESISEAVQTDKNFRYNLIFTKSAKHGKFVFRNAYSNEELYYNDSSLNEPSVSLCKTFISEPEYSFSINNIHSFQAGLNFTMINANATEFKKQADVIRKAAFLGYNLKYKNLSVSLSSRKEVNEFQNPPVVFSAGVNYKITNYINILGNYGTVYRNPQVNDLFWQPGGNLNLLPETGYSYEGTIDLNIRQLVVKNSNDSNAFSIQMTAFDKEVNNWIAWAPHGILWTPSNIKNVHSYGTESNLLFKKKFRKIGFRFSVFYGYTISETTSSELAFDASVGKQLIYVPLHKVGGVISVSYKNSVFTFNQNYTGIRFSSTDNLHYLDAYNKASVQLDQKLKIQNTILSMFIRVDNLFDTDYQSVLNRPEPLRNYSFGINITYIQKK; encoded by the coding sequence ATGCTTATCAAAAAAGTCATTTTAATTTTATTTTATTTCTCTCCTCTGCTGCTATTCGCACAGGATGATACAACAGCTCTTCAATTACGCGCTGTAATTATCAGCGCAGTACGATCAGACATTCAGCAGTCGGGATTAAAAACAGAACGTCCGGATTCATTGCTTAAGATGATCCATATTGATCAGACACTTGGTAATTATTTAACTGACTATTCCCCGGCTCTTGTAAAAAATTATGGTCCTGGTGCACTGTCAAGTGTATCATTAAGAGGTGGAAGTGCATACCATACAGCAGTGCTATGGAAAGGATTCTCTATCGCCAATCCTATGAATGGCGTAATGGATTTTAATCTGTTACCCACATTTTTGTTTGATGATATTTCAATTCAATATGGCGGATCTTCATCACTTTGGGGAAGTGGTGCTATCAGCGGAACGATCCAGTTGGGTAATAGTAATATTTTCGTAAACAATAATTCTATTAAAATCGGAAGCAGGTATAGCACAGCATCAGGCTTTGCAAATTATGCCGAAAGTAAATTTTCAATAAAGAATTTCAATTCATCTGTAAAACTTTTCTTTACCGATGAGAAAAATGAATTTTCATTTCATCATAACGATCAACTGAAAAAACAAGTTCATGCCGAAGCGAAAGGAAGAGGAATAATTGCAGAAAACAGTTATATTTTCAATTCAAGAACTGATCTGAGTTTTAATTTCTGGTATCAGTTTGCCGATAGAAACATTGCTCCGGTCTTAACTGAATCGATTTCCGAGGCTGTTCAGACTGACAAAAATTTCAGATATAATCTCATTTTTACAAAGTCTGCAAAGCACGGAAAATTCGTTTTCAGAAACGCATACTCTAATGAAGAATTATACTACAACGACTCTTCATTGAATGAACCATCGGTTTCGCTATGCAAAACTTTTATTTCTGAACCGGAATATTCGTTTTCTATAAACAACATCCATAGCTTTCAAGCAGGCCTGAATTTTACAATGATAAATGCAAATGCGACAGAATTTAAAAAGCAAGCAGATGTAATTCGCAAGGCAGCATTTCTTGGATATAATTTAAAATACAAAAACCTCAGCGTTTCACTTTCTTCCCGAAAAGAAGTCAATGAATTTCAAAACCCACCGGTTGTATTCTCTGCAGGTGTGAACTATAAAATTACGAATTACATTAATATCCTTGGGAACTATGGCACAGTTTACCGAAATCCACAAGTCAATGACCTTTTCTGGCAACCGGGTGGAAACCTGAATTTACTTCCTGAAACCGGATATTCTTATGAAGGAACTATTGATCTGAATATCCGCCAACTCGTTGTAAAAAATTCAAACGATTCAAATGCATTTTCAATTCAGATGACTGCATTTGACAAAGAGGTTAACAATTGGATCGCATGGGCTCCACATGGTATTCTCTGGACACCCTCAAACATAAAAAATGTTCATTCGTACGGAACAGAAAGCAATTTACTTTTCAAAAAGAAATTCCGGAAAATCGGATTTCGTTTCAGTGTTTTTTATGGATATACAATTTCAGAAACAACTTCTTCTGAACTGGCCTTTGACGCTTCTGTTGGAAAGCAATTGATCTACGTTCCATTACATAAAGTTGGCGGAGTCATATCTGTTAGTTATAAAAACTCTGTTTTCACATTCAACCAAAACTATACCGGCATCCGGTTTTCATCTACAGACAATCTGCATTACTTAGATGCATATAACAAAGCTTCAGTACAATTAGATCAAAAGCTGAAAATTCAAAACACAATACTTTCAATGTTTATCAGAGTCGACAATCTTTTTGATACCGATTATCAATCAGTTTTGAACCGGCCGGAACCACTAAGAAATTATTCTTTCGGAATAAATATTACATACATACAAAAAAAATAA
- the mscL gene encoding large-conductance mechanosensitive channel protein MscL, which yields MSFTSEFRDFISKGNVVDLAVGVVIGGAFGKIIDSLVNDILMPPLGLIIGGVDFKDLKIAIQAASVDAAGKVIPAVTINYGMFIQAAITFLLIALAVFMFVVKPMNAMRKRAEKNAAPAAPAGPPPPTKDQALLTEIRDLLKK from the coding sequence ATGTCATTCACATCAGAGTTCCGTGATTTCATTTCTAAAGGAAATGTAGTCGATCTTGCAGTCGGTGTTGTTATCGGAGGTGCCTTCGGTAAGATCATTGATTCATTAGTAAACGATATTTTAATGCCACCATTAGGATTGATAATCGGCGGTGTTGATTTTAAAGATCTGAAAATTGCTATTCAGGCAGCTTCAGTTGATGCTGCGGGCAAAGTTATTCCGGCGGTTACTATCAATTACGGAATGTTTATTCAGGCTGCTATTACTTTTCTCCTTATTGCTCTTGCAGTATTCATGTTCGTTGTTAAGCCAATGAATGCTATGCGTAAACGTGCAGAGAAAAATGCTGCACCCGCTGCTCCTGCAGGACCGCCGCCACCAACGAAAGATCAGGCGTTGTTGACAGAGATACGGGATCTTTTGAAGAAGTAA
- a CDS encoding DUF58 domain-containing protein, with the protein MPITQHEIQQLGHLELLARQVVEGFITGLHKSPFHGFSVEFAEHRIYNKGESTKHIDWRLFGRTDKLFVKRYEEETNLRCQLIIDNSSSMHFPEDGKVQSKINFSVHAAAAIAYMLRMQRDAVGLSIFSDKIEINTQARSSSVHHKMLFSEMEKRIADTKIQTGTKTMGTQALHEIAETIHKRSLVIIFSDMMDTNNNKEELFSALQHLKHNKHEVVLFHVTDKKTEEDFKFENRPYLFVDVESGEEVKVHSNEIRDTYINSMKEFKHDLKLRCAQYRIDFVEADINEGYRNVLLPYLLKREKMA; encoded by the coding sequence ATGCCCATCACCCAACACGAAATCCAGCAACTCGGTCACCTCGAACTACTCGCACGTCAGGTAGTAGAAGGTTTTATTACCGGTTTACATAAAAGTCCCTTTCATGGATTCTCAGTAGAGTTTGCTGAACATCGCATTTACAATAAAGGCGAATCTACAAAGCATATCGACTGGCGATTATTTGGTCGCACCGATAAATTGTTTGTGAAGAGATATGAAGAGGAAACAAATTTGCGTTGTCAGCTGATCATCGACAATTCATCATCTATGCATTTTCCCGAAGACGGAAAGGTGCAGAGTAAAATAAATTTTTCCGTTCATGCAGCGGCAGCGATTGCTTATATGTTGAGAATGCAGCGTGATGCTGTCGGACTCAGTATTTTTTCTGATAAAATAGAGATCAATACACAGGCACGTTCAAGTTCTGTCCATCACAAAATGCTTTTTTCAGAAATGGAAAAACGTATTGCTGATACAAAGATCCAGACAGGTACTAAAACCATGGGTACTCAAGCCTTACACGAAATTGCAGAAACTATTCACAAGCGTTCTCTGGTAATCATTTTCAGTGACATGATGGATACTAACAACAATAAAGAAGAACTTTTCAGTGCATTGCAACATTTGAAACATAACAAACATGAAGTCGTTCTTTTCCATGTAACAGATAAAAAAACGGAAGAAGATTTTAAATTTGAAAACCGTCCATATCTTTTCGTTGATGTAGAAAGTGGTGAAGAAGTAAAAGTTCACTCCAACGAGATCCGCGACACTTACATCAATTCAATGAAAGAATTCAAACACGATCTCAAACTCCGGTGCGCACAATATCGTATCGACTTCGTCGAAGCAGATATCAACGAAGGCTATAGAAATGTTTTGTTGCCGTATTTGTTGAAGAGGGAGAAGATGGCTTGA